CACACGCAATACTTTTCGGAACTCCCTAAATCAACGCCAATTAACTGCATCTTCCTTTCAGCTTAACAGGTTTCGCTGGTCCACATCAGCCAAATTGCCACGTCCTCCCTCCAGGGCACCCTATCAAAGTCCTGATTAGCATTAAATTTTCTCTGATTCCTATAAACCAACTGAAAATTTTATTTCTCAAAATCTGAGATAAATAAAGGAGTATGAACTGAATATTTAAACTTAGTTAACAAAGACAAATTTTCATTCACATACATTAATATCTTAGGGGATCTTTTTGTGAGCGCGTTCGTAGtagaaattatttaaaaaatcaatttattttatgATGTGTACAACacataataaatattaaattttataaatttaacttatTTTATTTTGATAGGTTTTCACATGCACCATGTATTTACAAGAATCACATaaattaaaattacaaaaattatatAAGTGAGTCAAATTCATAAATTATATTAATTAGCATATATACCAGGGGATAACAAACCCTTAAAGAATTCCATATAACTACTTTGAATAAAATCAATATAAAAGGAGATGTCAAATCGTCtcattttatttttctattttttctcAATTTTATTAGTTAAAAAATATCTAAATTACAATTATCTTATATTCACCTAAATATATTACATTCATAATATTCTTCTAATGTTTCTATAAAATCTTTcattaaaatttctaaaattaactTTCCATTTTAATATCTCCTAAAACTTCTTCTTTTTCGTTAAATTAACTTTTCATATTGATGTTCTACAAAATTTTCATTTTAATACAATTTCTCATCTTTCCCCTAAAATCAATGTACTAcattatatttttctaaaaattttctttaatttttaacCTATGAAATATTTAAAGGACAGGTATCTATAAATATattttctcaatattttttaaaatctttATTCAATTATATTATGTACTTATGTAAATGAGAAGATAAACCCGGTGAAATATCGTTTCTCATATCGTTTCAAtctatttttgtatttttctcaaatttttatattattaaatagaaAAAACATTGTATTGATTattaactaataaataatataattatattatactaGATTTATGAATAATGAGAATGTTGCTTATTAGTGTAAATATATTTAATAAGAGAATAATTTTTTAAACTTCTATGATTTATTATActtattgattatttaataagtTAGAATGACTAAGAGAaataaaaaataagaataaaatgaAATATTATATTAGAAGGCCGCTTTGCAGCGGCTTTGGTAAAATAGTTAAAAGAAAATGCAACATTAGTCAAGTATAACAAGCATTATACGACTacaaaattcttgaaatattatAGTAAATCTTAATTTTGAGTTTGTTTGTTTCTCCATTATATAGAAACccatattaaaattaaaaatcttTATAAAAGAAATAAACCCGCGAAAAGAGTGGAAAAGGAATTGTGTGTAGACGTATGTATAGGCTAGGTAGCTAGTCGTCAGCTTTATCCTGCTCCTCACTTTTTTACAGTTCTCCACCACCTGCTACATCTCTTTATCTCTTCCCATCTCACTACACACACACATTCACGCAATGTATATAATATAACACTTACTCTCCTCTTCTTACTAATTTATACATCAATGGCGAGCGTTTCGTCCGAGGACTGTTCTGATGACCGTTGCGGCAGTTACAGTTTGAGCGCTGACGTCAGCGAGTCCGAGACTTCTAGTAGCTTCTCCGGTCGCCGATTCGATGCCGATAGTTTCAGTGCTCAGTCGCCCTTAGGTCGCCTTGGTTTTGCCGGATATGCTGCTCTTCCGGCGCCGGTGATGTTTCCGGTTGTCTCTGGTAAAGATGTGGTGGTTTGGGAGGATAAAGCTCAAAAGTCAGAAGCTGATCTGTCAGGTATATATACAGTTTAACCTCAATATTCTCGGAACcggaaaattttatttatttatggaGATTATTTATTTATGCGGATTTgttgtatttatttttatttttagagTTGAAATATTAATGTATAGAATATTGTTTGTATCAATTTTTGTATGCATTTACTAAAGTTCAATTTATATGTATGTACTTATAAATGTGTGTTTACATAGAATGCCTAGTAGTGTTTATTGAGCAACCAGATCTAATCAGTTTAGGTATATACTCTGTCTGTGTGTATAAATGGCTATTGTTGCGTATGTTAGGTCACTTCAATATTGCTGTGTTTTGTTGTGGTTATTATGATTGTGACTTGTGAGGAGGGTATGAGTTGAAGGGAGTAAACGGGATGTTCTGCATATGTTAATCTAATCGGTATTAATGTGTGTTTAATTTGAGTTGGTTTGATGTGGATTTTTAATTTTGTGGAACTTGTAGAAGTGGAGTTGATGAAGGAAAGATTCGCTAAGCTTCTTCTTGGAGAAGATATGTCGGGAGGGGGTAAAGGTGTTTGTACTGCTCTTGCAATTTCAAATGCCATAACCAATCTCTCTGGTTAGTGCACGTTTACCCTATCTTTCCTTTTTCGTGCTTTAGTGTGATTgtttttaatttatatttgtaTGTATAGAAAATTGGAAATGACTGGCTGCTGTTTGTTATTTTTGTTTTTTAGCTACTGTGTTTGGTGAATTGTGGAGGCTGGAGCCATTGGCACCTCAAAAGAAGGCAATGTGGCGAAGGGAGATGGAATATTTACTGTGGGTTAGTGATTCAATTGTCGAGCTCGTTCCATCTGTTCAACAGTTTCCTGGTGGAGGGAGTTATGAAGTAATGGCAACACAACCTCGTTCTGATCTTTTCATTAATCTCCCTGCCCTCAAGAAGCTTGATGCTATGCTGATCAGCATTCTTGATGGGTTTCAAGATCTGGAATTTTGGTATGTTGAACGTGGAATGGATGTAGCTGAAGTCAATGATCGTGATGCCTATCCATCTGCGTTTTCAAGTGGAAGGCCTTCGGTTCGGCAGGAAGAGAAGTGGTGGTTACCTTGTCCTAAAGTTCCATCAAAAGGGTTGTCAGAGGATGCTCGGAAGAGGTTGCAGCAGTGCAGGGACTGCACTAACCAGATACTGAAGGCAGCATTAGCAATAAATAGCAATGTGCTTGCCGAAATGGAAATTCCAAGTGCTTACCTGGACACATTACCTAAGGTGTGGCTCAGGGTTTTTGGTATCTTGCTTGTGATATTATTTAAGTTGTCTGACATTATGAATCTCcttgttttaatttttttattttcctgAGCGATTTATTAAGGTTGCATAGTTATTAGTTATCCATAAAACAGTTAAATGGTGCTATAAACTGTCATCAAAAGAGTTTTCTTAGGAGGTTACATGCTGTTGAAGCTATCGAGATTCTTGAGTAACAAGAATTTGCTGTATGTATTTTTTCCGCACTAGGAGACGAGAGGCATACCAGAAATTAGTGAATAACTTCCACTAACTGAATTTGCATTAAGATCTCCTCTCTTATTAACTCATTAACTACAGTGTTTTTTTGGTGTGGGGGCTATCATAAGAAATAGTTACAAGGCCTATCCTAGTCTGGGGTTTTTTTTTTGGCTAAATTACCCTAGTCTTGATTGCATTTACGAAATAATGCCTTTTTGATGAGATTTTAGGTTGTACATGGATAGTTTTGCTCTTACTCACATTTTATTCTGAACAAATATGTATAAATTGCTTTAGTTGAAGTTCATATTTTAGGCAGGTAGTAGTATCTTTGTAAAGATCTATTATTTCTCTGATAATTATTAACCTAGTTCATCTGTTCAGTAAATGTAATGATCTAAGTAAAGAAGTGAGAGAAATTGGGATTTGGAGACACAAGAACCAGTATCAATAGAATTATGGCCATGCAATCAAAGAACGAAAAAGATTGTTAATTGCAGTATATCTTTTCAGCATTAATTAATATTTATCAATTTTCCTCTTAAAAATACAATGTTATGCAATCACAGAATGGAAAAGCTTGTCTGGGTGATATAATCTATCGCTACATAACTGCGGACCAGTTCTCTCCAGAATGTCTTCTTGATTGCTTCGATCTGTCGTCGGAGCACCACACTCTGGAAGTAGCAAACAGAATTGAGGCAGCTGTGCATGTATGGAAGCTTAAAGATCAGAAAAACCATTCCAGTCATACTAAATCTAAGCATTCATCTTGGAGTGGCAAGATAAAGGGCCTTGTTGCTGATGGTGAAAAGAACCATATTTTAGCTCAACGTGCAGAGACCTTGTTGCACAGCCTGAAATTGCGTTTTCCTGGTCTTCCACAAACTGCTTTGGACATGAACAAAATTCAATACAACAAGGTAATTATTTTCCGAACATATAAGAATGGAagtttttttttttgctaaattttaatttttttttttgctaaattaagAATGGAAGTTACTTGTATAGAACTCAAATATTTGAAGAGTATTGCCATCATTAAAACTATTGTATATGGTTAATTTTCGCTTTCATGAAACTCTGTAACGCTATGTTTATTCGGTGGCCTAGAGATTATCTAAGGTATATTGTAGGCATTTTCAATTTCCTACCTGATTAGATTGTGAAAACTTTTAGATGATGTTGACATATGTTATGAGGtgctattttttttaaaataaactaaaatagTGAGAGCTTTAGTATGTGTCTTGCGTCCTGACCATACAATATCTGCATTATGTGCTTAGATAAGCTCTTGGTTGTCACTGGTAGACAAATAATTCCGAGTGTTGGTTCACTTGGTTGACCGTAGTGTAATCTCCTCTCTTCTCCCGGAGATTTAGCTTTATTTCATATGTACAGGATGTAGGGCAGTCAATTCTTGAAAGCTACTCGAGAGTAATGGAAAGCTTGGCATTCAACATAATGGCAAGGATTGATGATGTATTATATGTCAATGACTCTGCTAACAGATGTTCTGCTGCAGAATCAGTGTCCATTTTCAGTAGGGGTAATTTGGTTGGTCATCGCATTCAAAAGCGGATGTTACCTAGTCCGTTCTCAATTCAGAACACACCCTACGCATCTCCATTCGCAACGCCAACGTTCTGTTCTTCCCCTCGTAATCCTATCAGTGGTAGCCCCGGTAGAGTACTTGAGCCGATACACAGTAATGGTATCAAGGGTGCGTCAAGCCACAAGTTAGAGATACCAAAGCCAGCTGACATGGAAAAGCTTTGGTCTTATGCTGGAAACCTTAGTGCCCGGAgaatctctgaagatggtcctgaaatcgataaataattataaatattttggaaATTGACTTGCAAAGACAGGCTGTATGCTGGCCTGAAGGGATGCCTAAAGAATAGGCTGCTAGTTTAGATCTTGTATAATCTATGACAAATTAGAGATACGGGGTAAATCATATAATCTGAAGTTCCTACTCCTGATTTCTCATCAGTTCTAAAATTGTCAAGTAGGATGATATTTATTATATATGCTACCATGACATCAGTCTTTTTCATCCCTCAACGTTTTTCATTTTCCTACAGTCCAAGTAGATATGAGAACATATTTACAACCTGATTTGCCACAAGTCCATAACTGTTCTTGAGAAGGCAATCTAATGAATTGTTGGGGATTCTTTAGTACTTCAGTTGGTTGTCCTGAATAGTACTTCAGTTGGTTGTCCTGCGTATCCTGTGGCCAACAAAGAAGATGCTTACATCAACTGGAGTTGCTGGACAGCAGATTTAAAATTTATGCTCTTAGAACATCTCCAAAGAGTAGTGTACCTATCACGAGACTCCGCGAAGATATGCGTATCAAAACGCATGCCCAAATGGCATGTCATTtatcaattaaaaataataaaatttaaaacatattTATTATACTAATATATAGTGAACTTGAACGTAAAATTAAAGTTAGTTGATGGTAACAACCGAATATCATCGTAATACTCATTTACATTAGTAACTTTTTAGATACtcaaatatgtaaatattttataattatatttgttatttttggatatttctaatattaaaataattattaaaaattaaaaaaaaattagtaaaaaaaCATGTCAAATCATGAAAAGGCATGCATGGCTAATTGGCGTCATGACATGCCCTTACCGGTGTGACATGCAACCTACCAAAGAGACTTCTCGTCTCTActctaaatataatatataatattaactCTTAGTGAGTTAATGTGTGTTATTCTCCAACAATGTTCTTTATATGAActcttaattatttttttattattaaatggaTGTTGAATTCATAGAGGATAAAATATAGTGTAGAGAGAAATAGATTGTTTTAAtgaatatataatataaaattgtTTAAGAGTGAGAAAGAATCTCTTAAAAGTGAGGAGAGAGAAGAAACTCTTAGTGAatttaatagccactaagtgtCTTTTGGATCAAAAAAGTAATCTCGCTTgtcaaattttaatttaaaagcAAGTTAAGAGGATATTAGAAATGCTATTGTATCTCCTGTTTCTCAAACAATGAAGGAAGAGTTTACGGTGCTGTGTAGTTAAATCTGCCAAATGTTAGTGTGCCCAATTTGTTATGGAAAATATACTAGCCGGTGTAATGCACTAGTTCATTTCAACTTAATTAGCAACAAAAAATAATTCATTTCAACTTTAAGATTATTTACTGGGAGGTGATATGACAAACCCAAAATTGAACTATAATAATCATCTATTatttatactattatattaaaggGATTTTATATGAAATTGTCCACCAAACTCGTTAAAATGTATCAAATAGCTACTCAATCTCCACGACAACTCATTTAAACCACTAAAATACTGGTATATATATCACTCTAttagattttttaaaatttgttaaCAAGTTTGCCGTGTATTTCTTTGATTATTATGGTTTATCAACAAACTTGAGTGCCTCTCTCTCATCTGTATATCTGTTTAATTGATCCTAAAATAATCGTTATCTTCATGAGTAAAATAAAATCTGGGTGGTCTGCAATTACGGTATTAATTTGAGTAAAATTCAACAAAGAGATGAAAATAATATGTCCTTTCAATTAGGACTCTCCTTATTTATCTCAATTTCATGTGTCTGACACTTCAATAAAAATATATGACTACAAATTTTTAAAGTTAAGGTTTTTCGttaaaagtttttaaaaaatCTAACGGAGTGATATATACTAGTATTTTAGTGGTTTAAACGAGTCGCCGTGGAGTTTGAGTAGCTATTTGATACATTTTAACGAGTTCGGTGGACAATTTGATATAAAACCCTATATTAAGACGAAATAATGAAAATTTGGTTGGTAGTGAGTCTGATCACCGTAATTatagtaaaatataaaataaaatattcttaTAAATAGATTACTAttcacaatataattatataaatacaaataaaatTGTAATATGTCTAATGATTTtgatttaaacaaaataatatataatataaaataaaattatatcatTGACCTAAtcctaaataaaaaataaaaataaattatgtacAATTAGTTAAATTTGCATCCTcggattaaaataaaataataaagaccGAAAATTTTTGAAAGCAAATTCGtttggtcgatataatgtcatcagactaaaacaaaaaaaataaacgagcaatacaaaataaattgaaaGTAAATTCGTTTGGCGATATAATGTCAtcagactaaaataaaattatacatatCATCAATTCGGtctaaaatataataatattcattcagtgctaaaattaaattaaacaaaaaattaaatataattagctgGATTTGTTTGATATAACGGGTCTAAAACTAAAATCTAAGATTTGATATCTCAGGCTACAACAATATAATAAATACTACCGGTCTagcttaaaaaatattttatcaaaccGGGTTACACCATAATGCTTcggtcgatataatgtcatcagaataaaataaaatatttaatctattcggcttaaaataaaataatatttaactagagctaaaataaaatttaaaacaaacTAAATGTAATTAGATGCTGATATAACGAGCCTAAggcaaaaataaaataatatatattattgatctaggctaaaactaaaattaaattcaaactTAAGGTAATTTTTATATTGTTGATCTGTgttaaaattaaattaaagtcTAAATAATTCGTTGTTACGTATAATGTAGGCTTAGGATTATGGGAAAACTGGGATGGGATCCCACCCTAATAGCCGAAATATTAAAACTTTGATTGCAAATCTGTGTATAAAATgtttgggtttatattattacGGGGTATTTTCAATTTCTATAATATCCAAAagtattttaataaaattaaaatagagATGATTCCTTAGTTAGTATAATTGCGTCGTAATTACCTTAGACTAAAATAAatcaatacattatattcatccatgtgaaaaaaattatacaaatgattcatgataaatcaaaattaaaataagaaaataagtATACCAgcttaaataaaataatatgtacttttattcgggttaacataatttttttattattgatACATAAACTTTTTATCATTGATCCGGGTTTAACAAATTAAAccaaaataaatttgaatataattAGTTAGATTTGTTCGGTATACAAAACTAAAAATAATTCATTTATTATTTATGTGAactaaaatttatcttttaattaaaatataattatattttgtaaaCACATCTATGAATTTCAACAAAACTAGATCTTTCAATCagtgatttttttaaaaaactaaaattttacatatgcatatttaaaataattataaaaaaaaaataattatcaaatcatattataaaaaaattctaatAAAAAATTTTCAGAGCTTAAAATTTTtacttcaaattaaattcaaattttatataatattaaaaacaatCTGTGCATTGCACAGGTTTTAGGCTAGTATATATAATACAACAATAAGGGTTTGTTGAGTAAATTAATTCATATGATGATTATACCTCatttaatatctatataatatttattttatatttattagtTGATTAGTAATACTTATATAATACTTATTGCTcacaattaatatatattaattgacGCATCATTAATATGCTTCATAATTATCGATATGTACTTTATATATAcattaatataattataaatttatttaactaAATTATTATTTGTTAAAATCTATTAATTTTGCATGAttagtatatataaatatatatttatacaatatatatatacacatatacacacacgCGCACACACAAATATACACACGCATACACACACGTGCACATGTACATATTTGAACGAGACTAAGGGGTCAAAAGCGAATACTCGATCGGACTACTAATTTTTACTTATCAGACACATTTTTAACATGCAACATTTCCAATAATACACATAAAATAATCTCAAAAAATCAAAGAATCATGCATATTTTCATGTCTGTGcataatttaataatattcatTTCACACTTATTTTCTCAATTAATgcataattaatatatatttttaaatctCACTGAAATATCAAAATTACTTATTTTGATTTAGATTTATGTTTTAGTAGTAGGTCCATATATTTtttcaataataataataatatcaatcataataatatatcatCCATTAGCTATATGTGAAAAACATATCAAACATAAATCTAAGTTAAATTAAGTACTTTTTGATATTTCAGTGAAatttaaaattctaaatattaatatttataattcacttatttatattattaatttgaataataataataataataataacgtATGAGTTAAATGCCAACTAAAAAAATTATGTATCGAGCATACATATGTACATTGAACTATTTACGCATCTAATTAgataagttatatatatatatatatatatatatatatatatatatattattgtcATACTTTAACTATTATATCTTTGTGATACAAATAAATTCAAATTCAGACAAAGATTAAAAAACTTTTATGTATATAAGTACAATACAAACTTGTATTGACATTTGACACTAACTGTAGTATGACTGATCGATCACAATTTTAACACAACAAATATATGAAATATTTTGTATCACATTTCTAGCCTACAAACAAATAAAATAGTTATGaataaatcaatattttataCATATTTAAAGAATGCTCGTGCATCACACTGGCTAAAGATTGTGTTATGTTTAAGTAATCGGCCTTCAAGATATCTTGTTATTATTTTCTCTATCGTTCACAGTGAATTATGTACCATTTTATTTCTCAAGTGTTGTTTTCTTTGAAATATAAGGTACAAAATAAACATAGACACGCGTATAATTTTTACCTTATAGTGTTAATTAAACGTATGATCATCGTGGTTTATATTGGTGTTTGGCTGCAGCTTTACACGTCAAAACTTAAAAGGATGGCATCGAATGAAGTAGATAATCTTAGTAATGAAACCGGAAGGAGCCTAGCATTTTCAAAATTATGTATTTGTTAATTTTGAATGAGGGATGTGAAAAGTTACCAAGGTCAAGAATAAACATTTAAATAATGGGTCAATTATCAATTAGGTCACTTACTCTGTCCAAATGTATCAAGTAAGTCACCGATTACAAAACGGACTCAAATAAGTCActcatttgaaaatttgtataaaaaatatcactCTATCGTTAGTCGAAATTCTCAAAAGcattatatattgagtttcacacattttttatgaataatattacatccaaatgaaagattctgagttctagtaataatatttttatatttttaaaaatttatctactatttttttatttaaatcaaataaaacaatcaaaaaattaaaaataaatagttaataaaattttaaaaatctaacaatatCATCTAAAATAGTAGAACTCGGAACATTTCATTTGGATGTTATATAATTCTTAAAAAAATgtgtgaaactcaatatataatgaaagacatatgtcatagcctatttgtttattcgaggatttaactcaactcaaataagaatgtaacaagtaaataatggatttaccgtcaaagagatctctcaaagtaacatttGTGAAAGGATTCATAAACAaagttcatctacagacttgaggaattacttcactggaagaagttcatgaaattgatcaagcctcagtgatataaatcaagattgtggatttaatcaagtgacagagatcttgtcagggtatcagataattatagggatttaatctgaagaaaatcaagttatcaaagtcaagtcatgaagaaacgtcacagaagttagtcactcatgaaccagacagtacatcgagtgtcaaaattgaagtggtggaattgattcattatttttagaagaatggttgttgttcagagtagtattaattttctattaattaattaagtcatataatttaattaataaaataaattatatttgtaaagattaatttattaattaattgaattatttgattaattaattctgaattaatattatgaattttcagaattgattttgaatttatattcaatattaattcagcatgacaatcaattgaaccagtatgacaatcaattgtcataccgaaagtcatactagttcaaatggactgtcataccgaaagttctaccagttatgggattgtcttgctagttcaaatgattgtctcaccgattgtcttgctagtacaagtgattgtcatgccgattgtcttgctagctcaacagattgtctcaccgattatcttgccagttcattttgatctttgttgattgaattattaaagacagaagcagcagataATTTCAAGACATTGAATACACTTCatctactcaagaacaaaaacaACAGCAGCCGCGGAAGCATATCATCTCTCACTGCTGCAAATTTAAGACCATtaatttctagcaattaaagttaaatctaaactactagaaatcattctcttgttcttgtgtaactatccagcggatcaaaatccctagaacttaatcttaaattgcttctagcatttgatcctttttattgcaaaaatagaaaaaattcatgtcaaatttattctagatttctaataatttatttgagattaatcccttgtaaacgatactgttgttgtaacacctttcaagtttaataatagttttatttaacttgaattttgtttcaattttttattccaaATTAAATTCTATTAAACGGTAAAgtctgtattcaaccccccttctacaaacatattgggacctaacaattggtatcagagccctctgattaacaaacaaatcaagatcctagacttttgtgacttttcaactccttgaatttttatttcttcaaaaattcataatgacttcacgaaaaattggaaccgttaaaattccactgtttgataaagaaaattatattatgtgaaataagaagatgctcttgtttttacaagttgcaaatcccaaatatctggacgtgttaaagaagggtccaaaaattccgatggttattgaaccagaggttatagaagataatgttgtaattaccaaagctagaacctatgcaaaagagcctgaggattttactcctgctgaaaaggaagaagcctccttggatgccagtcttaaattaattttagctgattcccttgatcccttgatgaataaacatgtgatgaactgtaaaaattccaaacacatctgggaaactattgaggtgattaatgaaggcacaaaggaagttagggagaacaagttagagatcctaacctctgagtatgaatattttaaatccaatccaggagaaggaattactgaagtgttcga
This sequence is a window from Apium graveolens cultivar Ventura chromosome 9, ASM990537v1, whole genome shotgun sequence. Protein-coding genes within it:
- the LOC141684471 gene encoding rop guanine nucleotide exchange factor 1, whose amino-acid sequence is MASVSSEDCSDDRCGSYSLSADVSESETSSSFSGRRFDADSFSAQSPLGRLGFAGYAALPAPVMFPVVSGKDVVVWEDKAQKSEADLSEVELMKERFAKLLLGEDMSGGGKGVCTALAISNAITNLSATVFGELWRLEPLAPQKKAMWRREMEYLLWVSDSIVELVPSVQQFPGGGSYEVMATQPRSDLFINLPALKKLDAMLISILDGFQDLEFWYVERGMDVAEVNDRDAYPSAFSSGRPSVRQEEKWWLPCPKVPSKGLSEDARKRLQQCRDCTNQILKAALAINSNVLAEMEIPSAYLDTLPKNGKACLGDIIYRYITADQFSPECLLDCFDLSSEHHTLEVANRIEAAVHVWKLKDQKNHSSHTKSKHSSWSGKIKGLVADGEKNHILAQRAETLLHSLKLRFPGLPQTALDMNKIQYNKDVGQSILESYSRVMESLAFNIMARIDDVLYVNDSANRCSAAESVSIFSRGNLVGHRIQKRMLPSPFSIQNTPYASPFATPTFCSSPRNPISGSPGRVLEPIHSNGIKGASSHKLEIPKPADMEKLWSYAGNLSARRISEDGPEIDK